A genomic segment from Toxotes jaculatrix isolate fToxJac2 chromosome 6, fToxJac2.pri, whole genome shotgun sequence encodes:
- the lrrc40 gene encoding leucine-rich repeat-containing protein 40 produces the protein MSGFRRADKVDSLAGFRTQKTEPTVPYGLLKAARKSGQLNLSGRGLTEVPQNVYRLNIDTPEEAQQNVSFGASDRWWEQTDLTKLLLSSNQLTQLSDDIRLLPGLTTLDLHDNQLSSLPSALGELQELQQLRLSHNQLTSLPAELCSLKNLHSLTIQQNLLESLPEELGQLKNLTELDLSNNHLTCLPSSLGCLTSLQKLNLSQNKLSCLPDSLAQLKHVKLLDCSRNQLTDIPASLSEMLALEQLYLRHNKLRLLPKLPAPALKELYVGNNQIEQLETEQLACLAAISLLELRDNKINSLPEQITLLSTLTRLDLTNNDIATLPASLSLLPNLKVLLLEGNPLRGIRRDLLTKGTNELLKYLRGRIKEEPERADEGHTAMTLPSQASVNVHNIKSLKLLSYSEKQAAVIPDELFDAVADQGVTTADFSKNQLTSIPPRLLELHSSLSDINLGFNRLTCCSPDICKLLQLTHIDLRNNQLSDLPSEMKNLTKLRSIILNYNRFKSFPEVLYQIESLETVLLGNNQVGGVDPSRLMKLVHLSTLDLSNNDLLNIPPELGLCSSLRCLSLEGNPFRTPRAAIVAKGTDAVLKYLRGRIPT, from the exons ATGTCTGGGTTCAGACGGGCAGATAAGGTGGACTCTCTTGCGGGCTTCAGGACGCAAAAAACGGAACCTACGGTTCCGTACGGTCTGCTGAAGGCGGCCAGGAAGAGTGGCCAGCTCAACCTGTCCGGCCGAGGGCTGACAGAGG TCCCTCAGAACGTGTATCGTCTAAATATTGACACACCAGAGGAGGCCCAGCAAAACGTGTCCTTCGGCGCATCGGATCGCTGGTGGGAGCAGACTGACCTCACCAAACTACTGCTCTCATCCAATCAGCTTACACAGCTGTCTGATGACATTAGACTGCTGCCTGGACTCACTACACTGGAT CTCCATGACAACCAGCTGAGCAGTTTACCCAGTGCTTTGGGAGAACTGCAGGAACTCCAGCAACTACGACTTAG TCACAACCAACTGACTTCACTGCCAGCGGAGCTGTGTTCTCTGAAGAACCTCCATAGCCTCACAATCCAGCAGAACCTGCTAGAGAGCCTGCCAGAGGAACTGGGGCAGCTGAAGAACCTGACGGAGCTG GACTTGTCCAACAACCATCTGACGTGCTTGCCGTCCAGCCTGGGCTGCCTCACCTCCCTGCAGAAGCTGAACCTGAGTCAGAACAAGCTCAGCTGTCTGCCTGACAGCCTGGCCCAGCTCAAAC ATGTGAAGCTGTTGGACTGCAGCAGAAACCAGCTGACTGACATTCCTGCCAGCCTATCAGAGATGCTCGCTCTGGAGCAGCTCTACCTCAGGCACAACAAGCTCCGCCTCTTACCAAAGCTCCCTGCCCCTGCGCTCaag gagTTGTATGTTGGGAACAACCAGATTGAGCAGTTGGAGACAGAGCAGCTGGCCTGCCTGGCAGCCATCTCTCTTCTAGAACTACGAGACAACAAGATCAATTCTCTCCCTGAACAGATCACCTTACTGAGCACGCTCACACGCCTCGACCTCACCAACAACGACATTGCCAC tcttCCAGCGTCTCTCAGCCTGCTGCCAAATCTGAAGGTGTTACTGTTGGAGGGAAACCCTCTGCGGGGGATCAGGAGAGACCTCCTCACT AAAGGAACCAATGAGCTTCTGAAATATCTAAGAGGAAGAATTAAAG aggaGCCTGAGAGAGCAGATGAAGGACATACAGCTATGACGTTACCCAGCCAGGCCAGCGTCAATGTGCATAACATTAAAAGTCTCAAGTTATTGTCGTACAG TGAGAAGCAGGCGGCTGTTATTCCAGATGAGCTGTTCGATGCTGTGGCAGATCAAGGTGTTACCACTGCTGACTTCAGCAAGAACCAGCTGACCTCCATACCTCCCAG actgttGGAGCTCCACTCTTCACTGTCAGACATAAATCTGGGTTTCAACAGACTGACCTGCTGTTCCCCTGACATCTGCAAATTACTGCAGCTGACACACATAGAcctcag gAATAACCAGCTGAGTGATTTACCATCTGAAATGAAGAACTTAACTAAGCTACGCTCCATCATCCTCAATTACAACAG GTTTAAGTCCTTCCCTGAAGTCCTCTATCAGATTGAATCCTTGGAGACGGTGTTGCTTGGTAACAACCAAGTGGGTGGGGTGGATCCTAGTCGTCTGATGAAGTTGGTTCACCTGTCAACGCTGGACCTGTCAAATAATGATCTGCTCAACATCCCCCCTGAACTGGGCCTGTGCTCTAGCCTCAG GTGTCTCAGTCTGGAGGGGAATCCTTTCCGCACACCCAGAGCAGCCATCGTGGCCAAAGGAACGGACGCAGTGTTGAAATACCTCCGCGGCCGCATCCCTACATGA
- the ptmaa gene encoding prothymosin alpha-A, translating into MADSKVESSGELSAKELKEKKQTEETENGEDAAANGKTDEENGEQENEVEEDDEDVGEEEEEEDGEGDEEDDEDDDLDGPTGKRAAEDDDDEEDEVEPKKQKTDK; encoded by the exons ATGGCGGACAGTAAAGTGGAAAGCAGCGGAGAACTGAGCGCCAAG gagctgaaggagaagaaacagaCTGAAGAGACTGAGAACGGAGAGGATGCTGCCGCCAACGGCAAAACT GACGAGGAGAATGGAGAGCAGGAGAACGAGGTAGAGGAGGACGACGAGGAcgtgggggaggaggaagaggaggaggatggagagg GTGATGAGGAGGACGATGAAGACGACGACCTTGATGGGCCAACGGGGAAAAGAgcagctgaggatgatgatgatgaagag GATGAAGTTGAACCCAAGAAACAGAAGACAGATAAGTAG